Proteins encoded within one genomic window of Armatimonadota bacterium:
- a CDS encoding aminotransferase class I/II-fold pyridoxal phosphate-dependent enzyme — translation MAVVQVDLRSDTVTKPTKEMYDAMASAPLGDDVLGDEPTVQKLEELAADKMGKESSVFVPSGTMANQIALATHTNRGDSVLIEDQAHMLFYEAAGPAVIAGVLPRSMYAKEGVVPPDEIRARCLHHDEHTPGTTLVCFENTHNRHGGAVTDVEHHRNYREICDELGLKIHLDGARVFNASVALGVDVREITKHVDTVSFCLSKGLSSPVGSLLCGSKDFIAEARLWRKRLGGGMRQAGILAACGIVSLNAMVDRLAEDHARCARLHDGCAEVDGLKPRPSMTNILIVDTAALAGDWQDRLNHEGVLCFSAGVNSLRFVTHRGVDDDGISFALETIERLAGDFC, via the coding sequence ATAGCAGTCGTGCAGGTTGACTTACGCAGCGACACCGTCACTAAGCCCACGAAGGAGATGTACGACGCTATGGCCAGCGCGCCTCTTGGCGACGACGTGCTGGGCGACGAACCGACTGTTCAAAAGCTCGAGGAGCTGGCGGCCGACAAGATGGGCAAGGAGTCGTCGGTATTCGTTCCGAGCGGCACCATGGCCAATCAGATCGCGCTTGCAACGCACACGAATCGCGGTGACAGCGTTCTCATTGAAGATCAAGCGCACATGCTGTTCTACGAGGCCGCCGGTCCGGCCGTGATCGCAGGCGTTCTGCCGCGGTCGATGTACGCTAAGGAAGGCGTCGTTCCGCCGGACGAGATTCGCGCGAGGTGCCTTCACCACGACGAACACACTCCGGGAACGACGCTCGTGTGCTTCGAGAACACCCACAACCGACACGGGGGCGCGGTCACCGACGTTGAACACCATCGCAACTATCGAGAGATCTGCGACGAGCTTGGGCTGAAGATTCATCTTGATGGAGCAAGAGTATTCAACGCGTCCGTTGCGCTAGGAGTAGACGTTCGGGAGATTACCAAGCACGTTGATACCGTCAGCTTCTGCCTCAGCAAGGGGCTGAGCTCCCCGGTTGGATCGCTGCTGTGCGGTTCAAAAGATTTCATCGCCGAGGCAAGGCTCTGGAGAAAGAGATTGGGCGGCGGTATGCGGCAGGCCGGGATCCTCGCGGCGTGCGGAATCGTGTCGCTGAACGCGATGGTCGATCGGCTCGCAGAGGACCACGCCAGATGTGCGCGGCTTCATGATGGTTGCGCCGAGGTTGACGGCCTCAAGCCCCGGCCCTCGATGACGAACATCCTGATCGTAGACACTGCCGCGCTCGCCGGCGATTGGCAAGATCGTCTGAATCACGAAGGAGTCCTATGCTTCTCGGCCGGGGTGAACAGCTTGAGATTCGTCACGCATCGAGGAGTCGACGACGACGGGATTTCGTTCGCCTTGGAGACAATCGAGCGGCTAGCGGGCGACTTCTGCTAG
- a CDS encoding alpha/beta hydrolase: protein MIAIPEQEYARPDGFPLRYDFFRPNSQDELPVVIFVHGGGWISGDRQMYRDEAIWLANVGYACALFDYRLAPLSPFPAAVQDAQSFVRFIRNHSSELGVVPDKVIAFGNSAGGHLAAMLGLFHETFGAPNDPKEHLVNGVIALSAITDIRKPSESQFDISLSFVEQFMGGPLKGREDLYASASPVAHVNDDACPFLIVHGSEDDIVPPSQSSNLHAALLLAGGESRLIQLEGEEHSYSPTGWQAIRDAYLAFLGSTVGAPPK from the coding sequence GTGATCGCCATCCCAGAGCAAGAGTACGCCCGCCCAGACGGATTCCCGCTACGCTACGATTTCTTCCGTCCGAACAGCCAAGACGAACTTCCAGTCGTGATCTTCGTGCACGGAGGAGGATGGATCAGCGGCGATCGCCAGATGTACCGAGACGAGGCGATCTGGTTGGCAAACGTTGGCTATGCGTGCGCGCTCTTCGACTACAGGCTCGCCCCGCTAAGCCCGTTTCCAGCCGCCGTGCAGGACGCTCAGAGTTTCGTGAGATTCATCCGAAATCATTCGTCTGAGCTCGGGGTTGTTCCCGACAAAGTGATCGCATTCGGCAACAGCGCCGGCGGGCACTTGGCCGCGATGCTCGGCCTCTTCCATGAAACGTTCGGCGCTCCAAATGACCCAAAGGAGCACTTGGTCAACGGCGTGATCGCCCTGAGCGCGATCACAGACATCCGCAAACCGTCCGAGAGCCAGTTCGACATATCGTTATCGTTCGTAGAACAGTTTATGGGCGGTCCTTTGAAAGGACGAGAGGATCTGTACGCATCGGCAAGCCCGGTGGCACACGTGAATGACGACGCGTGCCCGTTCCTGATCGTGCACGGCAGCGAAGACGACATCGTGCCTCCTTCGCAATCGTCAAATCTCCACGCCGCGCTTTTATTAGCTGGCGGCGAATCTCGCCTTATTCAGCTAGAAGGAGAGGAGCACAGCTACTCGCCAACCGGCTGGCAGGCGATCCGCGACGCCTACCTGGCATTTCTGGGCTCCACCGTAGGCGCTCCGCCAAAGTAA
- a CDS encoding aspartate aminotransferase family protein codes for MDSDALHKQVVENYSAHINPYLARLMSFAGFGVETRGEGCYLYDQDGTRYLDCLGGYGVFSLGHRHPRVIEAVRSQLETLPLSGKTFFNEQQGELAAKLAEISPAGLDFSFFSNSGTEAVEAALKFAKATTGRSQVVSTFGGYHGKTIGALATTGRESYRTVFEPLMPDVVFIPFGDPAAASVAIGPDTACMIIESVQGEGGIYVPEAGYLNELKALCQESGALLVLDEVQTALGRTGKMFGCNHDGVEPDIITMAKALGGGVMPIGATLFTAAICEAVFSENPLRHTSTFGGNPLACAAAIATIQVVEEEGLCENSILMGNRLRDGLKDAAAGNDLIAEVRGAGLMIGVEFAMDEVGELAIAQFVKRGLIAAYTLNNKRVIRFEPPLIITEDQVDDAIRIFGEGLQETSDLVAAVS; via the coding sequence ATGGATTCGGACGCCCTGCACAAACAGGTCGTTGAGAACTACTCCGCGCACATCAACCCGTACCTGGCTAGGCTCATGAGCTTCGCCGGGTTCGGAGTCGAAACGCGCGGCGAAGGCTGCTACCTGTACGATCAGGACGGAACTCGGTATCTGGACTGCCTCGGCGGTTACGGTGTCTTCAGCCTTGGCCACCGCCATCCGCGAGTCATTGAGGCAGTCCGTTCTCAGCTCGAAACCCTCCCTCTGAGCGGCAAGACCTTCTTCAACGAGCAGCAGGGCGAGCTGGCTGCGAAACTCGCCGAAATATCACCGGCAGGCCTTGATTTCAGCTTCTTCAGCAACAGTGGAACGGAGGCGGTCGAGGCGGCGCTGAAGTTCGCGAAGGCGACGACCGGCAGGTCGCAGGTCGTCAGCACGTTCGGGGGATACCACGGCAAGACGATCGGCGCGTTGGCGACCACGGGCCGGGAGTCGTATCGCACTGTGTTCGAGCCGCTGATGCCGGACGTCGTGTTCATTCCGTTCGGGGATCCTGCCGCTGCGTCGGTGGCGATAGGACCCGACACGGCCTGCATGATCATCGAATCCGTCCAAGGCGAGGGCGGTATCTACGTCCCTGAAGCCGGTTATCTCAACGAGCTCAAGGCCCTGTGCCAAGAATCGGGCGCGCTGCTTGTACTCGACGAAGTTCAGACCGCGCTAGGTCGAACTGGCAAGATGTTCGGCTGCAATCACGATGGAGTCGAGCCGGATATCATCACCATGGCAAAGGCGCTCGGCGGCGGCGTCATGCCGATCGGCGCGACGCTGTTCACCGCCGCCATCTGCGAAGCGGTGTTTAGCGAAAACCCGTTGCGGCACACATCTACGTTCGGCGGGAATCCGCTCGCGTGCGCTGCTGCCATTGCGACGATTCAGGTGGTCGAGGAGGAGGGGCTTTGCGAGAACTCAATTCTGATGGGCAACAGGCTGCGCGACGGTCTAAAAGACGCTGCCGCTGGAAACGATTTGATCGCCGAGGTTCGAGGCGCCGGCTTGATGATTGGCGTCGAGTTCGCCATGGATGAAGTCGGGGAGTTGGCAATAGCGCAGTTCGTCAAGCGCGGCCTCATCGCAGCGTACACCTTGAACAACAAGCGCGTCATACGGTTCGAGCCGCCACTGATCATCACAGAAGATCAAGTCGACGATGCGATCAGAATCTTTGGCGAAGGCTTGCAAGAAACGAGCGACTTGGTCGCTGCGGTGTCGTGA
- the flgB gene encoding flagellar basal body rod protein FlgB: MDRATLRQSLLSANLANINTPGYKRRDVDFAIELEKAESSQLRAGHLPGSPIHTDQAAIRIDGNSVDLEREVYALAETELRYQTLAQLARGYFSSLRNVIRGGR, from the coding sequence ATGGATCGCGCGACGCTGCGGCAGTCTTTGCTGTCAGCGAATCTTGCCAACATCAATACGCCAGGGTACAAGCGCCGCGACGTCGACTTCGCCATCGAACTTGAGAAGGCTGAAAGCTCTCAACTGCGGGCCGGCCACTTGCCCGGTTCGCCGATCCACACCGACCAAGCGGCCATCCGCATAGATGGCAACAGCGTCGACCTCGAAAGGGAGGTGTACGCGCTGGCTGAGACCGAGCTTCGGTACCAGACCCTCGCTCAGCTGGCCCGCGGCTACTTCTCGTCGCTTCGCAACGTGATCCGAGGTGGCAGATAA
- the flgC gene encoding flagellar basal body rod protein FlgC — MTLSNAMRISSTGMTAERFRMDVISSNIANANSMRTADQDAYRRQMVILSGNEFGVTIERILQDASPLRMVQEPGNPLADADGYVFYSNVNPVYEMIDMIGATRAYEANVAAFKSAKGMLRAALTIGQ; from the coding sequence ATGACACTTTCCAACGCGATGCGGATCAGTTCAACGGGCATGACCGCTGAGCGGTTTCGCATGGACGTCATCTCGAGCAACATCGCGAACGCGAACTCAATGCGCACGGCGGACCAAGATGCGTATCGCCGGCAGATGGTGATCTTGAGCGGAAACGAGTTCGGTGTGACCATTGAGCGGATCTTGCAGGACGCGTCCCCGCTTCGCATGGTGCAGGAACCCGGCAATCCGCTTGCTGACGCGGATGGGTACGTTTTCTACAGCAACGTCAATCCGGTGTACGAAATGATCGACATGATCGGAGCGACTCGCGCATACGAGGCAAACGTCGCCGCGTTCAAGTCCGCAAAGGGGATGTTGCGGGCCGCGCTGACGATCGGGCAATAA
- the fliE gene encoding flagellar hook-basal body complex protein FliE produces the protein MRIDAVNPALKELAKQAPNLEQEKSEGFGKMLMDVIKEVNAAQTEAGNMKDAFMSGQQVELHELMISMERAGTAMELTLQVRNKLLEAYQEISRMQV, from the coding sequence ATGAGAATCGACGCAGTTAACCCAGCACTGAAAGAGCTTGCCAAGCAGGCTCCGAATCTTGAACAAGAGAAGTCCGAGGGCTTCGGCAAGATGTTGATGGACGTCATCAAGGAGGTCAACGCTGCTCAAACGGAAGCAGGGAACATGAAAGACGCCTTTATGTCGGGTCAACAGGTGGAACTCCACGAACTGATGATTTCGATGGAGCGCGCTGGTACTGCGATGGAGCTGACGCTCCAGGTGCGCAACAAGCTTCTTGAGGCGTACCAAGAGATCAGCCGCATGCAAGTGTAG
- the fliG gene encoding flagellar motor switch protein FliG, producing the protein MRKITTGMPSRKKAAIVLAVIGQDLASELIKHFSEDQIETLSLEMARLEKVSSDARNAIVEEFHELAMAQDFIAEGGVEAAKKLLNKAFGEEKADHMIKKIVNAMQVVPFEFLKRADPQQLLTFIQHEHPQTIALVLAYMPMSQASLILSKLPTDLRVEVAERIALMEQCPPEVIREVESVFERKVSNVISQDLTQAGGTKSLVDLLNRVDRSTERLILEALTESNPELAEEIKNMMFVFEDIVTLEDRAVQTVLKEVEVKELATALKGTGRDVQDKIFANMSERATDMLKEDMEYMGPMKVRVVEEAQQKVVAVIRRLEEAGEIMIGRGEEEVLV; encoded by the coding sequence ATGAGGAAGATAACGACCGGGATGCCCAGCCGGAAGAAAGCCGCGATCGTGCTGGCCGTCATAGGGCAGGATCTCGCTTCCGAGCTCATTAAGCATTTTAGTGAAGATCAGATAGAGACCCTGTCGCTGGAGATGGCGCGTCTCGAAAAAGTGAGCTCCGATGCTCGAAACGCTATCGTCGAGGAGTTTCACGAGCTGGCAATGGCTCAGGACTTCATTGCGGAGGGCGGAGTCGAGGCAGCGAAGAAGCTGTTGAACAAAGCGTTCGGCGAGGAGAAGGCTGACCACATGATCAAGAAAATCGTGAACGCGATGCAAGTCGTGCCGTTCGAGTTCTTGAAGCGTGCAGATCCACAGCAGCTGCTCACGTTCATTCAGCACGAGCACCCTCAAACGATTGCGCTCGTTCTGGCATATATGCCGATGAGTCAGGCAAGCCTGATTCTTTCAAAACTGCCGACAGACCTGCGAGTAGAAGTGGCCGAGCGCATCGCTTTAATGGAGCAGTGCCCGCCTGAGGTGATTCGAGAGGTCGAATCCGTATTTGAAAGGAAGGTGTCGAACGTCATCAGCCAGGATTTAACGCAGGCCGGAGGCACGAAGTCGCTGGTCGACCTGCTGAACCGTGTGGATCGATCCACCGAGCGCCTGATTCTCGAGGCCTTGACAGAATCGAATCCAGAGCTCGCCGAAGAGATCAAGAACATGATGTTCGTCTTCGAGGACATCGTCACGCTCGAAGACCGCGCTGTTCAAACGGTGCTGAAGGAGGTGGAGGTCAAGGAGCTGGCGACAGCGCTGAAGGGCACCGGGCGCGATGTGCAGGACAAGATATTCGCCAATATGTCTGAGCGAGCGACCGACATGCTCAAGGAAGACATGGAGTACATGGGCCCGATGAAAGTGCGCGTAGTCGAGGAGGCTCAGCAGAAGGTCGTTGCCGTGATCCGACGCTTGGAAGAGGCCGGCGAAATCATGATCGGTCGCGGAGAGGAAGAGGTTCTTGTCTAG
- a CDS encoding FliI/YscN family ATPase — translation MIRPPEFERVARAIESTSRTEVLGRVTQVVGLVVESNGPKARLGEVCMIEPDSGAENIHCEVVGFKGASVVMMPLGEMTGVQAGCLVSATGECLRVPVGEGMLGRVINGLGEPIDGLGPLDAITTYPSIAPPPAPLERKMIEKPFSTGVRAIDGMMTIGVGQRIGIFSGSGVGKSTLLGMIAKYGQADVNVIALVGERGREVKEFIKNDLGEDGMKRSIVVCATSDEPALVRIKAAQSATAIAEYFRDQGLEVLMMMDSVTRFATAQREVGLAIGEPPSTKGFTPSVFALLPRLMERAGCSKDGSITGIYTVLVEGDDTNEPVSDVTRSILDGHVVLSRKLTSRGHYPPIDVMESLSRLMPIIADESHLAAAQKLRELIAAYHDIEDLVSVGAYKPGTQPLADTAIQKWDAINGFLRQQKDEFTDYEDTVSQLRSLIDD, via the coding sequence ATGATTCGTCCGCCGGAGTTCGAGCGAGTTGCTCGCGCGATCGAGTCCACCTCGCGAACAGAAGTGCTTGGCCGCGTGACGCAGGTCGTCGGTCTCGTCGTGGAATCGAACGGTCCGAAAGCGCGGCTTGGCGAAGTGTGCATGATCGAGCCTGATTCCGGCGCGGAGAACATTCACTGCGAGGTCGTCGGCTTCAAGGGCGCCAGCGTCGTCATGATGCCCCTCGGGGAGATGACCGGCGTTCAGGCTGGCTGCCTGGTCAGCGCGACCGGCGAGTGCTTGCGCGTTCCCGTCGGCGAGGGGATGTTAGGGCGAGTCATCAACGGACTCGGCGAGCCCATTGACGGGCTCGGGCCGCTCGACGCGATCACGACTTACCCCAGCATTGCACCACCGCCTGCGCCGCTCGAGCGCAAGATGATCGAGAAACCGTTTTCGACCGGCGTCCGCGCCATCGACGGAATGATGACGATCGGTGTCGGGCAGCGCATCGGAATCTTCTCGGGCTCCGGCGTCGGCAAAAGCACGTTGCTCGGGATGATCGCAAAGTACGGGCAGGCCGACGTCAACGTCATCGCCTTAGTCGGCGAGCGCGGCAGAGAGGTCAAGGAGTTCATCAAGAACGATTTGGGAGAAGATGGGATGAAACGCTCGATCGTCGTGTGTGCCACCAGCGACGAGCCGGCTCTTGTTCGCATCAAGGCCGCCCAGTCCGCGACTGCGATTGCGGAGTACTTCCGCGACCAAGGGCTTGAGGTACTCATGATGATGGACTCCGTGACGCGATTTGCAACGGCGCAGAGAGAGGTCGGGCTCGCGATCGGCGAGCCGCCTAGCACGAAGGGGTTCACCCCGAGCGTGTTCGCCCTTCTTCCAAGGCTGATGGAGCGTGCGGGCTGTTCCAAGGACGGTTCGATCACCGGGATTTACACAGTGCTGGTGGAAGGAGACGATACGAACGAGCCGGTTTCGGACGTTACGAGGTCGATCCTGGATGGACACGTTGTGCTGAGTAGAAAGCTCACGAGCCGCGGCCACTATCCGCCGATCGACGTCATGGAGAGCCTCAGCCGTTTGATGCCGATCATTGCCGACGAAAGCCACCTCGCTGCGGCGCAGAAGCTGCGGGAGTTGATCGCTGCCTACCACGACATCGAAGACCTCGTCAGCGTCGGCGCCTACAAACCCGGTACACAGCCTCTAGCCGACACCGCGATACAGAAGTGGGACGCGATCAACGGATTTCTCAGGCAGCAGAAGGACGAGTTTACTGATTACGAGGACACCGTTAGCCAGCTGAGGAGCTTGATCGATGACTAG
- a CDS encoding flagellar FliJ family protein — protein MTRFKFRLERLMDYRRLQEKWAKDEFVGARRRRLDGESQVEQVKTIRTKALDGTFPKLPDRLAHEAHLDRLDAEQGALEAAVSVLLGEEESARDSWIETKQNLEALEKLRAKDYEEWQVVEGRREQAELDEWAVLRRAA, from the coding sequence ATGACTAGATTCAAGTTTCGACTCGAACGGCTGATGGATTATCGGCGACTGCAGGAGAAGTGGGCGAAGGACGAGTTTGTCGGAGCGCGTCGCAGGCGGTTGGACGGCGAGTCGCAGGTCGAGCAGGTGAAGACGATTCGAACCAAGGCGCTGGACGGCACGTTCCCCAAGCTTCCCGATCGGCTGGCGCATGAGGCGCACCTCGACCGACTGGACGCCGAGCAGGGCGCTTTGGAAGCGGCGGTCTCAGTTCTCTTGGGCGAAGAGGAGTCTGCCAGAGACAGCTGGATCGAAACGAAGCAGAACTTAGAGGCCCTCGAGAAACTCAGAGCGAAGGATTACGAAGAATGGCAGGTTGTCGAAGGGCGGCGCGAACAGGCCGAGCTAGACGAGTGGGCCGTTCTCAGGAGGGCAGCATGA
- a CDS encoding lytic transglycosylase domain-containing protein, translating into MNLEARGIHGAMQRRQELQSRIDLLSQRKREITTSVANGIVPRPMPGKAISGDYRPFDPLGANVARQPFSAPSNLRSLIAAAAQKAGIDPSLFEALISQESSFDRFAESSAGALGLSQLMPKTAEMLGVTDVWNPEQNLSAGARYLAQMLRDFDGDERLALAAYNSGPGTVRFAGGMPDIPETQRYVIEVLARAEALRKR; encoded by the coding sequence ATGAACCTTGAAGCGCGAGGCATTCACGGTGCGATGCAAAGAAGGCAAGAGTTGCAAAGCAGAATCGACTTACTATCACAGCGAAAGCGAGAGATCACGACCTCAGTCGCGAACGGGATCGTTCCTCGTCCTATGCCTGGCAAGGCGATCAGCGGTGATTATCGACCGTTCGATCCACTCGGCGCCAACGTCGCTCGACAGCCGTTTTCAGCCCCATCGAACCTGCGATCGCTGATCGCTGCGGCGGCTCAGAAAGCTGGGATCGACCCGTCGCTGTTCGAGGCGTTGATATCGCAGGAGAGTTCGTTCGATCGGTTTGCAGAGAGCAGCGCAGGAGCGCTCGGACTGTCGCAGCTAATGCCGAAGACGGCCGAGATGCTGGGCGTGACGGACGTATGGAACCCCGAGCAGAACCTCTCTGCGGGAGCGCGCTATCTTGCGCAAATGCTGAGGGATTTCGATGGTGATGAAAGGTTGGCGCTGGCTGCGTACAACTCCGGCCCAGGCACGGTTCGATTCGCTGGCGGAATGCCCGACATCCCAGAAACCCAGCGTTACGTCATAGAGGTTCTCGCACGCGCGGAGGCGCTCCGCAAGCGGTAA
- a CDS encoding sulfatase, which translates to MEANKRPLERIIDGGMKGNATLLLSLLFVSCPAQERPVTQEERPNLLFIITDDQRFDMMGTVNPILQTPNMDRLAKEGVRFENAFVTTPICAASRASLLTGLVERTHRYTFGTSPLSVQFVDQSYPVLLREAGYHTGFIGKFGVNTGRGATGRMFDVFQPLSPAPYLKRQEDGSTRHLTDITADRAIEYLRSTDQDPFALTLSFNAPHADDGDERQFIWPAAMDSLYSDLVIPDPPLSDPAFFDALPEFLKDASLNRIRWHWRFDTPEKAQQMTRGHYRMISGVDAAIGRVLDELESLDIAENTVVVLMGDNGYFLGERGYAGKWLPYDLSIHVPLIVFDPRVSNELRGTVPTQLALNIDIAPTLLDLAGVEAPSSMQGKSLVPLLSGESPSEWRTDFFVEHLFDHPQIPKHEGVRGERFKYARYFEQIPVYEELYDLLADPMETRNLAGDSDYFEILTELRRRTDELRAKYAAPTHLSRSSGRKFISA; encoded by the coding sequence ATGGAAGCTAACAAGCGACCGCTAGAGCGAATTATTGATGGCGGTATGAAAGGAAATGCAACGCTCTTACTCTCGCTGCTATTTGTTAGCTGTCCCGCGCAAGAACGGCCGGTCACGCAGGAGGAAAGACCCAATCTGCTGTTCATCATAACCGACGATCAGCGCTTCGACATGATGGGCACGGTGAACCCGATTCTCCAGACGCCTAACATGGATCGGCTGGCGAAGGAGGGTGTTCGGTTCGAGAACGCTTTCGTGACGACTCCTATCTGCGCCGCCAGTCGAGCCAGCCTGCTGACGGGGCTCGTAGAACGGACACATCGATACACGTTTGGCACCTCACCGCTGTCTGTTCAATTCGTTGATCAGAGTTATCCGGTCTTGTTGCGCGAGGCTGGTTATCACACGGGATTTATTGGGAAGTTCGGCGTTAATACAGGGCGTGGCGCGACGGGAAGAATGTTCGATGTGTTTCAGCCCCTTTCGCCCGCGCCCTACCTCAAGAGACAGGAAGACGGGTCGACTCGCCACCTTACAGACATCACTGCGGACAGAGCCATTGAGTACCTGCGATCTACCGATCAAGATCCGTTCGCCCTGACTTTAAGCTTCAACGCACCTCACGCCGACGATGGCGACGAACGACAGTTCATCTGGCCTGCAGCGATGGACTCGCTGTATTCGGATCTTGTGATTCCCGATCCGCCTCTTTCCGATCCGGCGTTCTTCGACGCCCTACCGGAGTTCTTGAAGGATGCTTCTCTGAACAGAATCCGCTGGCACTGGCGTTTCGATACGCCCGAGAAGGCGCAGCAGATGACACGGGGGCATTATCGGATGATCAGCGGTGTCGACGCCGCCATCGGGCGCGTTCTCGATGAACTTGAGTCCCTTGACATTGCCGAGAACACGGTTGTTGTTTTGATGGGGGACAACGGGTATTTCCTGGGTGAGCGCGGTTACGCCGGGAAGTGGTTGCCATACGATCTTTCGATCCATGTACCGCTGATCGTTTTCGATCCGCGTGTCTCGAATGAACTACGAGGAACGGTTCCGACGCAGCTCGCCCTGAATATAGATATCGCACCGACGCTGCTCGATCTAGCTGGTGTCGAAGCCCCGAGCTCGATGCAAGGCAAAAGCCTGGTGCCTCTTCTATCAGGCGAGTCGCCGTCCGAGTGGAGAACCGATTTTTTCGTCGAACATCTCTTCGACCATCCGCAGATTCCGAAGCACGAGGGCGTCAGAGGCGAGCGTTTCAAATACGCCAGATACTTCGAGCAAATTCCTGTCTATGAAGAACTCTACGACCTCCTCGCAGACCCCATGGAGACAAGAAACCTGGCCGGAGACTCTGATTATTTCGAAATCCTGACTGAGCTGAGAAGACGCACGGACGAACTCCGGGCCAAATACGCGGCCCCTACTCACCTATCAAGGAGCAGCGGCCGTAAATTTATATCGGCCTGA